The following nucleotide sequence is from Nomia melanderi isolate GNS246 chromosome 10, iyNomMela1, whole genome shotgun sequence.
AAGAATATATCTAATCTCCTCATATATGGTCCCAGGCGCAACAAGCAAAAGCAGCGCAGTTAGTGGCTCAACAGTTACAGCAAGCTCAATCTCAACACGTGGCGCAGCAGGTAGACAGCATTATTTCGTTTTATGTAAAGCGATGTGTAACAATGATTCTTTTAGATTTTATCACGAGCTCAAGGTCAGTTGAACACATTGGCTGGCCAAGTAGCTTCAATGAAAGCTATGTCGGAAGCTACCACATCTGCACAAAATAATCTGGCATGCGTGGATGCAGCAAATATGCCGCAAGTTATTGCCCAAAATGAGGCTACATCGATGAGCCCAGGGCAATCTTTGACCAATGGTGGATCGAATGCTTCCACTTCTGTACAAATTGATAATTCTACAATGTCGGTAACCGATGGTAGCTCCTGTAATGGATCTGGTATCTTAGTTTTTCAACAAAAGTCAAccaatagtattaataatgccACTTCCACGAATGTTCCAGTCTTGGTAAGATACGCGTATATATtacaattccttttttttttgtaataacatagtttattattacattctcTGGATGTCTCTTTATACAGCAAGCTCAGTTGCAAGCTGGAACTCAAAATTGCGTTGCGGAAACTGTTAGTCAGAGCCAAAATGAAGTACCATTTAAGAAGCACTCCACTAATCCAGCTATAACCGCTCTTGTAACATCTCTCATGAATTCTGCTCAACAATTTCAGCAACAAGCTGCAGGTTTGCCATATCATTTACTCCACATGTTTATTACCATAATTTATTTTAGCGACTAACTGGTCACAAATATATAATCAGTATCTGTATCtaaacatgtatatatatatacattaaaaaacTTTGCAGCTAATGCAGCAGCTGCTGCTATGAACAATAGTGCACAGACTACAAATAAGTCAAACAACGCTGCGATTCttagtttattaaatagtaGTCCTGCCAATTTAACGCAGCAAAAAGTTCAACCGCGAAGGATCTCCTTGAATGCTTCCATCCCATCTAGAGTTCTTAGTCATGGAAATGTTATTAATGTTCCAAACACCTCTGGccaggtaaataaataaacgttgtACGTAACTGTGTATGAAATTAtcgtataatttcaataaatgtgtGTTTTCAGGTAAGGGTGAGTTTAAGTTCAGCTTTAACAGGACAGTTGGGCTGTAAGCAGCAACCGGTAAAAGCAACAGCTGTAAGATTAGCTCGGGTACAGGATCCCACTTCAACCCTGGGATTATCCATGCCAGGGTTGTCAGCTTTATTAGCAGGTACGACGTATAGAAATGTATACAAGTTATCAATTACAATTGattagttgaaatttcaaatattttctttgatctTAACAGGGTCGCCGTCTGCGGATAATCCAATACCAGCAATTAACTCCGGTTCCTCCTTACTCGAACGATTAACAGCTTCTTCCAGTCAGAATAATCAGTCCACGAATCCAATGACCACACCGCAATCGACTAACGTAAACTTGCAAGGCGTAAATCTTACTAGTCTGCCAAACTCGATCAACGGTCTTCAAAATGTTCAGGTTGTGGAGAGCTGCTTATTTCTACATATGGCCTAGAAGATGAAATACTACTGTACTATTCCGTTGTACGACAGGTATCATTTCCCGGATTATCACAGCCTATTACGATGTCACTAAATGTGTCAGCGACGACGGGTTCTGTTACACCTACAGGAGTCATTGTTTCCCTGCCTATATCGTCTGCAACCAATACTTGCACCACGGTTTCTAGTGTtagttttctttcaatttcacgcgtttgCACGTTGCGATCGGTGTTCAGGTTGACTGagaaattcattaataaaatataccgTTTTCGTAGATGGTAGCCACGACAGTTGTTACCACGGCCATTGCTGGAAGTACACCAACGGTAGTAATAGCTAATCCTGCCAATACTCATTTGTCACTACCTATCGGtaagattataaaatatgtaatcatAAGATAATTCAGTGTATTTCTACGcacgtatgtgtgtgtgtgtgtgtgtgtgtgttgcaGCCCAGATAATACCTTCTGGAGTTAAAGGGCTGTCGCAACAGAATATACGTAGCAGTAATTCAGTCACTCTTTCACAGGTAATCTAATTAGAAATTTCTTCATTTGCATTTCGTGTTTATGGTGggggtaaataaatattttttagggTGGACAGGCTATTCAACTTGTTGGATCTCAAAGGCCAAGACTTAATCATATGACCCGTCAAGTACAACCAAATCAAGTTAAGTCCACTGTTTTGCCAAATCAGTTAGTAACCGTGGCTAAAACAGTGACGGCAAGTCAGTTAATATTATCTGGTAACAAACAGGTGTTAACTCCTATAATGGGTAAGTTACCGTGAGAACTGTAcaacagtatatatatatataacgtgTCCTAATAACACGAAGAAACCAGATAGGGTAGACATTTTTGTTTCTATAGATTCGTTTTGTTATTgacataatgaatatttaaaaatcaatagtatatattctttttataacaTCTTTCGtttaagagaaaacaaaatgaaaattcttttcaatGAACCGACATATATGAAAGATAACATACTTTATAGCAGCAACGAAACCAGTGCTTATGGCGTCTCAGACGACACCTTCTTCCCAAGTAGTACCTGCAAATAAACAAACTTTACTGACAAAATCCTTGCATGCTAGAGCTTCTACAGGGCAGTGCAGTCAGCAAACCCAGAGCCTTGGAGTGGCGACACTAACACAGCAACAAGTACGgaacatgaaatatatatttttcatttcaatatataataaatacaccTGGCCCTCGATATACGCGATTCATTTTAacaaaatcgtgtaaatagaatctgtcggtacaagagaaaacaaagtattggaaagaaaaggtggtataaattttagaaaaacatatttatttcacatagcccaacaaaagaaataataataatgacatttcagaagacaaaagtacattttatttggCGTTATTAAATTCAGATCACGCATAAAATCCATCCCGTAAATCGACGGTTAGGTGTAACTTGTTTCTGTAtacaaaattcttatattatttatattttttagttaCAGAGAACTCTCGTTAAACCTGTACAGCTCGTTAAACCCGTACAGCAGTTGCAATGTTTAGCTGCGCAACACAAAGTCGCTGTTGCAACGGGAACTGCGCAAAATAGAACTCAAATTGAGCCTCAAAGAAATTCTACATCTGCCCCAGGGGATGACTCAGCCTGAAcatgttcaaataattaataatgtctcacattacattgaaataattgGAGCCTGCCAAGAAGGAATGTAATGAGGTGTTTCTGTATATTAGGTTAACGCGGAGATTTGACATTTTAATTATGCAtgcaattataattgtaaattataaaatttttattcatgacCGATCGATGTTTATCAGCGAcgacatattttataaaatcaagCGTAGATACATACTTTGTGCGCAtgtgcaataaattatttctacaaaaaaaagaagaagaagggaagaACATTATGCCTCGAAA
It contains:
- the LOC116430353 gene encoding uncharacterized protein LOC116430353 isoform X2; the encoded protein is MIGTACSLEDACRQAQDMINQVSKCWKSVQGQNSLNLTSDKSSTHKKEQSHSKHSIQSKLTRLYFEELTKVPHATPDSVLNNLENECDLLGRLVQREGLHTLIVNLYAGNKGYSLAVRNSDKGNQYDKNTILAETQLMGYEQGELLSCIDNGQLPAMLAEQLESSHSHLFYDGCIIAEVRDYRKAFPHTKAEVHHVLLKPTTQSVLSDVSTLTSDGDWSHEERLMLESHLVAATQGPLCLDPNPIPSLATTRLRQSKSLLTDHQLMRQAKKFSQVTVNRKRKLEQLAQPEGLTIQDLMQKLRAKRGVVTTTACPPPSLTNPPLLPPNSPIDVLRFAKAYERPRETKDCLPQVIEEYILETGGSQGEIDHIKLSILQRPSNSEYLGELYMDKNHREGEKNGSACRFTLGTRVLANHYIQQFTEIFTEEGRKNVRIKHVVPGQVPRVTCTPGMQRAHQQAQQAKAAQLVAQQLQQAQSQHVAQQILSRAQGQLNTLAGQVASMKAMSEATTSAQNNLACVDAANMPQVIAQNEATSMSPGQSLTNGGSNASTSVQIDNSTMSVTDGSSCNGSGILVFQQKSTNSINNATSTNVPVLQAQLQAGTQNCVAETVSQSQNEVPFKKHSTNPAITALVTSLMNSAQQFQQQAAANAAAAAMNNSAQTTNKSNNAAILSLLNSSPANLTQQKVQPRRISLNASIPSRVLSHGNVINVPNTSGQVRVSLSSALTGQLGCKQQPVKATAVRLARVQDPTSTLGLSMPGLSALLAGSPSADNPIPAINSGSSLLERLTASSSQNNQSTNPMTTPQSTNVNLQGVNLTSLPNSINGLQNVQVSFPGLSQPITMSLNVSATTGSVTPTGVIVSLPISSATNTCTTVSSMVATTVVTTAIAGSTPTVVIANPANTHLSLPIAQIIPSGVKGLSQQNIRSSNSVTLSQGGQAIQLVGSQRPRLNHMTRQVQPNQVKSTVLPNQLVTVAKTVTASQLILSGNKQVLTPIMATKPVLMASQTTPSSQVVPANKQTLLTKSLHARASTGQCSQQTQSLGVATLTQQQLQRTLVKPVQLVKPVQQLQCLAAQHKVAVATGTAQNRTQIEPQRNSTSAPGDDSA
- the LOC116430353 gene encoding uncharacterized protein LOC116430353 isoform X1, which produces MIGTACSLEDACRQAQDMINQVSKCWKSVQGQNSLNLTSDKSSTHKKEQSHSKHSIQSKLTRLYFEELTKVPHATPDSVLNNLENECDLLGRLVQREGLHTLIVNLYAGNKGYSLAVRNSDKGNQYDKNTILAETQLMGYEQGELLSCIDNGQLPAMLAEQLESSHSHLFYDGCIIAEVRDYRKAFPHTKAEVHHVLLKPTTQSVLSDVSTLTSDGDWSHEERLMLESHLVAATQGPLCLDPNPIPSLATTRLRQSKSLLTDHQLMRQAKKFSQVTVNRKRKLEQLAQPEGLTIQDLMQKLRAKRGVVTTTACPPPSLTNPPLLPPNSPIDVLRFAKAYERPRETKDCLPQVIEEYILETGGSQGEIDHIKLSILQRPSNSEYLGELYMDKNHREGEKNGSACRFTLGTRVLANHYIQQFTEIFTEEGRKNVRIKHVVPGQVPRVTCTPGMQRAHQQAQQAKAAQLVAQQLQQAQSQHVAQQILSRAQGQLNTLAGQVASMKAMSEATTSAQNNLACVDAANMPQVIAQNEATSMSPGQSLTNGGSNASTSVQIDNSTMSVTDGSSCNGSGILVFQQKSTNSINNATSTNVPVLQAQLQAGTQNCVAETVSQSQNEVPFKKHSTNPAITALVTSLMNSAQQFQQQAAANAAAAAMNNSAQTTNKSNNAAILSLLNSSPANLTQQKVQPRRISLNASIPSRVLSHGNVINVPNTSGQVRVSLSSALTGQLGCKQQPVKATAVRLARVQDPTSTLGLSMPGLSALLAGSPSADNPIPAINSGSSLLERLTASSSQNNQSTNPMTTPQSTNVNLQGVNLTSLPNSINGLQNVQVSFPGLSQPITMSLNVSATTGSVTPTGVIVSLPISSATNTCTTVSSMVATTVVTTAIAGSTPTVVIANPANTHLSLPIAQIIPSGVKGLSQQNIRSSNSVTLSQGGQAIQLVGSQRPRLNHMTRQVQPNQVKSTVLPNQLVTVAKTVTASQLILSGNKQVLTPIMAATKPVLMASQTTPSSQVVPANKQTLLTKSLHARASTGQCSQQTQSLGVATLTQQQLQRTLVKPVQLVKPVQQLQCLAAQHKVAVATGTAQNRTQIEPQRNSTSAPGDDSA